In a single window of the Renibacterium salmoninarum ATCC 33209 genome:
- a CDS encoding MurR/RpiR family transcriptional regulator translates to MAEHPSSADGHVPGQVLATIRSLLPSLLPAAQAVAAVLLERADQVVELSSQQLAELSGASRATVVRTCQSLGFTGYQQLRVLVARDAGYSTTSRAQPVGSAAIVAESFAQVREAVGAMTALLASADVERAVTELCAARRVIVAGNGLSAALAMDTAARLTATGRAAEFQADAIGQQIAARLLSPGDVLLMLSGSGANSTSAKVVQAAQTAGAMVIVITAFARSPLAALAQINLIVGMPDLSFRDEVTVTTRIPQTILIEGLIAAIASKLAATAARAKTAALEVIGDNLAE, encoded by the coding sequence ATGGCTGAGCATCCTTCATCAGCTGATGGCCATGTGCCCGGGCAAGTGCTCGCCACCATCCGTTCGTTACTGCCTTCGTTACTGCCTGCAGCACAAGCAGTTGCGGCAGTCCTTTTAGAGCGGGCCGATCAAGTAGTGGAGCTGTCCTCACAACAGCTCGCGGAGCTTTCCGGAGCCTCGCGGGCAACCGTGGTGCGAACCTGCCAAAGCTTAGGTTTTACCGGCTACCAACAACTACGCGTATTGGTAGCTCGGGACGCTGGCTACAGCACAACTAGCCGGGCTCAACCGGTGGGATCGGCCGCGATCGTCGCCGAATCCTTTGCGCAAGTCAGGGAGGCAGTTGGCGCGATGACCGCGCTTTTGGCTAGCGCCGACGTCGAACGAGCCGTAACTGAGCTCTGTGCTGCCCGCCGGGTGATAGTTGCTGGCAACGGACTATCCGCGGCACTGGCTATGGACACCGCTGCCCGGCTGACCGCTACCGGACGGGCCGCCGAGTTCCAAGCCGACGCGATCGGGCAGCAAATCGCCGCCAGGCTGCTCAGCCCTGGCGACGTACTTTTGATGCTCAGCGGAAGCGGCGCCAACTCGACGAGCGCAAAGGTCGTCCAGGCCGCCCAAACCGCTGGGGCCATGGTCATCGTCATCACGGCGTTTGCTCGCTCGCCGCTCGCGGCGCTGGCCCAGATCAACTTAATAGTCGGTATGCCAGATTTGAGTTTCCGCGATGAAGTCACCGTCACCACTCGAATTCCGCAAACCATCTTGATCGAGGGTCTTATTGCCGCGATCGCCTCGAAACTCGCTGCGACAGCTGCGCGCGCGAAAACCGCAGCATTAGAAGTAATTGGTGACAACTTGGCCGAGTAG
- a CDS encoding DUF1684 domain-containing protein: MDQPDLLAAQIADWRLQTFELYAKVRDMAQEDPATAHAHWLQRRNEMFAQHPASALSVAAKSRFSALPVGSYDPDYRFAVVLNQVGVGEQLSVQTGTDGEVHYERLGTAELAGLGSLAVWRHGGYGGGIFLPFRDDSSGLLGGSYGGGRYLLDTIKGAHLGSFERSWIIDFNFAYNPSCAYDETWACPLPWPANRLSALVPVGELYSPELSVSAPSAI; this comes from the coding sequence ATGGACCAACCGGATCTTCTCGCGGCGCAGATCGCTGATTGGCGTTTGCAGACCTTTGAGCTCTATGCCAAAGTAAGGGATATGGCGCAAGAAGACCCTGCGACGGCACATGCGCACTGGTTACAGCGCCGAAACGAAATGTTTGCACAACACCCAGCGTCCGCGCTGTCCGTAGCAGCAAAATCACGTTTCAGCGCACTACCGGTGGGTAGTTACGATCCTGATTATCGCTTCGCTGTGGTGCTTAATCAGGTTGGCGTCGGCGAACAATTGAGCGTCCAGACCGGTACGGATGGTGAGGTACATTACGAGCGGCTTGGCACTGCCGAATTGGCTGGCCTAGGCTCGCTCGCAGTATGGCGGCACGGTGGTTACGGCGGCGGAATTTTCTTGCCGTTCCGCGACGATTCCTCTGGTTTGCTTGGTGGCAGTTATGGCGGCGGACGCTATCTCTTAGACACTATTAAAGGTGCCCACCTCGGCTCATTTGAACGATCCTGGATTATCGATTTTAACTTCGCTTACAACCCTTCATGTGCCTATGACGAGACGTGGGCCTGCCCACTGCCGTGGCCGGCAAATCGCTTATCCGCACTCGTTCCAGTTGGCGAACTTTATTCGCCCGAACTCAGCGTTTCTGCACCCAGTGCGATCTGA
- a CDS encoding GtrA family protein: MASEIADPAAEIPTGNLSPDTGAAKATERSFVVTSESAARPAASLRKQVIGFLIVGAICTAASLGIFTALRPFAGTQWANLIALVLTSVLNTDLNRRHSWSIRDRKHWLDDQSKGLWVMFLALLLTSSSLLLLHTINPNSSVLDEVLTITGANVLAAVSRFLLLRYWIFRRTRR, translated from the coding sequence ATGGCGAGCGAGATCGCTGATCCGGCAGCAGAAATCCCCACCGGAAACCTCAGCCCCGACACAGGTGCAGCCAAAGCAACTGAGCGGTCATTCGTGGTGACCTCTGAGTCCGCTGCGCGACCGGCGGCAAGCTTGCGGAAGCAAGTTATTGGGTTTCTGATTGTTGGCGCAATTTGCACGGCGGCTTCGTTAGGCATCTTTACCGCATTGCGGCCATTTGCTGGCACGCAATGGGCAAATCTGATCGCATTGGTCCTCACCTCGGTATTGAATACTGACCTGAACCGGCGGCACAGTTGGTCCATCCGAGACCGCAAGCATTGGCTTGACGACCAGAGCAAAGGGCTTTGGGTAATGTTTTTGGCGCTCTTGCTCACCTCTTCAAGCCTGTTATTACTACACACGATCAACCCCAATTCCTCAGTGCTGGATGAAGTCTTGACGATTACCGGGGCTAATGTTCTTGCTGCGGTATCGCGCTTTTTATTGCTTCGCTACTGGATTTTCCGCAGGACTCGACGCTAG
- a CDS encoding nuclear transport factor 2 family protein: MSRTTSEIAEEYFRAWKAGDQLAFRALLADDVDFSGPMAHLNNADECATSIIRLQTILTDIVPLKRWIDGDNSVSWFELRTSWTEPIPVANWTHVENGLITEIKVVFDQRAFLAGMPQQ, translated from the coding sequence GTGAGTCGCACAACTAGTGAAATTGCCGAAGAGTACTTCCGGGCTTGGAAAGCGGGTGATCAGCTAGCATTTCGCGCCTTACTAGCCGACGATGTGGACTTTTCTGGCCCGATGGCACATCTGAACAACGCAGATGAATGTGCCACGTCGATCATCAGATTGCAGACGATACTCACCGATATTGTGCCGCTGAAACGGTGGATCGACGGTGACAACTCCGTGAGCTGGTTCGAATTACGCACCAGCTGGACGGAGCCAATTCCAGTAGCGAATTGGACACACGTCGAAAATGGCCTCATCACGGAGATCAAGGTGGTCTTTGACCAACGAGCTTTCTTAGCTGGCATGCCGCAGCAGTAA
- the phnC gene encoding phosphonate ABC transporter ATP-binding protein — protein MSDLATNSEKGGAPIRFERVGVTYPNGFTGLKDMSLEIPAGQMVSIVGLSGTGKSTLIRSINGLVPISTGEISVGGREVSSLRGRGLRELRSDMGMVFQSFNLAKRTTVLNNVLMSRLHGTPAWRSLIAAWKADDVELAMRALERVEIVSKAYEKASSLSGGQQQRVAIARTLAQRPQVILADEPVASLDPPTSNVVMRDLQRINAELGITVVVNLHFLDLARRYSDRLIGLRSGELVFDGAGADADESVFENIYGRSLTAEDVLEAKPEL, from the coding sequence GTGTCAGATTTAGCAACGAATTCTGAAAAAGGTGGCGCCCCGATCCGCTTTGAGCGGGTTGGGGTGACCTACCCCAACGGTTTTACCGGCTTGAAGGACATGAGTCTGGAAATCCCGGCCGGTCAGATGGTCAGCATCGTCGGCCTTTCCGGCACCGGGAAATCCACCCTCATCCGCAGCATCAACGGCTTGGTGCCGATTAGTACTGGCGAGATCAGTGTTGGCGGCCGCGAAGTTTCCAGCTTGCGCGGCCGCGGTCTGCGCGAATTGCGTTCCGATATGGGCATGGTCTTCCAAAGCTTCAATCTGGCCAAACGCACTACGGTGCTCAATAACGTGCTCATGAGCCGCTTACACGGCACACCAGCCTGGCGCTCGCTGATCGCAGCTTGGAAAGCGGACGACGTCGAGCTTGCCATGCGCGCCTTGGAGCGCGTGGAAATTGTCAGCAAAGCCTACGAGAAAGCTTCAAGCCTCTCTGGTGGTCAACAGCAACGCGTGGCCATCGCACGCACCTTGGCTCAGCGGCCACAAGTCATCCTGGCCGACGAGCCAGTAGCGTCGCTAGATCCGCCCACTTCCAATGTGGTGATGCGTGATTTGCAACGCATCAATGCGGAGCTGGGGATCACCGTGGTGGTGAACCTGCACTTCCTCGATCTGGCCCGCCGATATAGCGACCGTCTCATCGGGCTGCGTTCTGGCGAGCTGGTCTTCGACGGTGCGGGCGCTGATGCCGACGAGTCAGTATTTGAGAACATCTATGGCCGTTCGCTCACCGCAGAGGACGTCTTAGAAGCTAAGCCAGAGCTATGA
- a CDS encoding PhnE/PtxC family ABC transporter permease — protein MSSASTLLSSARPIRPQHGWKILVVCVVVLAVTVWASIGIGVDLPAVFANFGNAWGNIVQLTQPDYAFIPKTFPALLETLSMAVIATALGAAVSLPLSFLASRETNPNSALLTVVRTILNLIRSVPDILYAAILVAVVGVGALSGIMALFLFNVGIIAKLVSEALDGEDRGAQETALAAGASWLKADRAAMLPQILPTLTSQTLYTFEINICASAVIGLVGAGGLGADR, from the coding sequence ATGAGCAGCGCTTCCACTTTGCTCAGCAGCGCCCGACCGATCAGACCACAACATGGCTGGAAAATCTTGGTTGTCTGTGTGGTTGTTCTGGCGGTTACGGTGTGGGCCTCGATTGGCATCGGCGTCGATCTCCCCGCGGTTTTCGCCAACTTCGGCAATGCCTGGGGCAACATTGTGCAGCTTACCCAGCCGGACTATGCCTTCATCCCCAAGACGTTCCCCGCGCTTTTGGAAACGCTCTCGATGGCGGTCATTGCCACCGCATTAGGCGCGGCCGTTTCTTTGCCGCTGAGCTTCCTAGCTTCGCGGGAAACTAACCCGAATAGTGCACTGCTGACAGTTGTACGTACGATTCTGAACCTGATCCGCTCAGTTCCAGATATCTTGTACGCCGCGATACTCGTCGCTGTTGTGGGCGTTGGCGCACTTTCTGGCATCATGGCACTGTTTTTGTTCAACGTCGGGATTATTGCCAAATTGGTCTCGGAAGCGCTCGACGGCGAAGACCGTGGCGCGCAAGAAACTGCCCTCGCCGCCGGTGCAAGTTGGTTGAAGGCCGACCGAGCGGCGATGTTGCCACAAATATTGCCAACCTTAACCTCGCAGACGCTCTACACCTTCGAAATCAATATCTGCGCCTCCGCGGTGATTGGTTTGGTTGGTGCCGGCGGGCTCGGTGCTGATCGATAA
- the nadC gene encoding carboxylating nicotinate-nucleotide diphosphorylase: protein MTIQALTKQQIEAVVAAALLEDAPYGDITSQTLIPADATAIATVGAREAGVLSGSAVFDAAMKMTDPTIEVSWLLADGEQFDAGAHLATVKGAARSVLTAERVGLNLLQRMSGIATLTAQFVAALAGTKARMVDTRKTTPGLRALERYAVRCGGGHNHRFSLSDAVMAKDNHLAVLTGGDPEKLTEVLSGLRGKLSHTTHIEVEVDRIAQIEPVLAAGVETILLDNFSLPELRQGVELIGGRALIEASGNVRLDTVAEIAQTGVDIISAGALTHSVRALDLGLDISFNAQGAEA from the coding sequence GTGACCATTCAAGCTCTTACTAAGCAGCAGATCGAGGCAGTGGTTGCTGCCGCGCTGCTGGAAGACGCACCGTATGGCGATATCACTTCGCAGACACTGATCCCCGCGGACGCAACGGCTATTGCCACCGTAGGCGCGCGTGAAGCCGGTGTGTTGAGCGGCAGTGCGGTCTTCGATGCGGCGATGAAAATGACAGATCCAACGATTGAAGTCAGCTGGTTGCTGGCCGATGGTGAGCAGTTCGACGCCGGTGCACATCTGGCGACGGTCAAAGGGGCAGCCCGATCGGTGCTCACCGCAGAGCGAGTGGGATTGAACCTGCTGCAGCGTATGAGCGGCATTGCAACCTTGACTGCACAGTTCGTCGCGGCGCTAGCCGGGACAAAAGCCCGGATGGTGGATACTCGAAAAACTACGCCCGGTCTGCGTGCCCTAGAACGCTATGCGGTGCGTTGCGGTGGCGGGCACAATCATCGCTTCAGCCTCTCGGACGCCGTGATGGCAAAGGACAACCACTTAGCGGTGCTGACCGGAGGCGATCCGGAAAAGCTCACCGAGGTGTTGTCTGGTTTGCGTGGAAAGCTTTCGCATACAACGCATATTGAGGTTGAAGTAGACCGAATCGCGCAAATCGAACCGGTGCTGGCAGCCGGGGTGGAAACCATCCTGTTAGACAATTTCTCGCTGCCCGAATTGCGCCAAGGCGTGGAGTTGATTGGCGGCCGAGCTCTCATCGAAGCAAGCGGAAACGTTCGGTTGGATACTGTCGCTGAGATTGCTCAGACCGGCGTCGATATCATCTCCGCCGGGGCCCTCACACACAGCGTTCGAGCACTCGACTTGGGCCTGGATATTTCCTTCAATGCCCAAGGGGCGGAAGCCTAA
- a CDS encoding metallophosphoesterase — protein MSTSNSYETLSILHLSDTHVLAKGLHSNVVDTRQNLLEALRALVPVEELDLVVVSGDVSDDGTAESYRMVQELVENFASHRGARAIYTMGNHDGRPGFWEVLGNGHPDSPAEQDGGQLPVYGSSVLGGFRIISLDTSVPGRTHGYLDRGQLDWLTEELGSASEAGTVLVLHHPPVEPVTPLHDGIELQNPEDLLEVLHGSDVRLILSGHYHHGLVDSVLLGDQLIPVLVAPGIVNVNDVLASEGHERALRSSGAQLHTLFASAPTAAAARVRSLPLNLGVVEELFDLGPEELAEISARISARPDEGSDG, from the coding sequence ATGAGTACCTCGAATAGTTACGAAACTCTCAGCATCTTGCACCTTTCGGATACCCATGTGTTGGCCAAAGGCTTGCATTCCAACGTCGTAGATACCAGGCAGAACTTGCTCGAGGCATTGCGCGCCTTGGTTCCAGTCGAAGAATTGGATTTAGTCGTTGTCTCGGGAGATGTCTCGGACGACGGCACCGCGGAGTCTTATCGCATGGTGCAAGAGCTGGTGGAAAATTTTGCTAGCCATCGCGGAGCTCGAGCGATCTACACCATGGGTAATCATGATGGCCGGCCGGGTTTCTGGGAAGTGCTTGGCAATGGGCATCCAGATTCACCAGCGGAGCAAGACGGCGGACAATTACCGGTCTACGGCAGCAGTGTTTTGGGCGGATTCCGAATTATCAGCTTAGACACCTCTGTTCCGGGCCGGACGCACGGTTATTTGGACCGCGGGCAACTCGATTGGCTCACGGAAGAACTCGGCAGCGCAAGCGAAGCTGGCACTGTGCTAGTTCTGCATCACCCACCGGTGGAACCCGTGACGCCGCTACACGACGGCATCGAGCTGCAAAACCCGGAAGATCTGCTCGAAGTACTGCACGGCAGCGACGTTCGGCTGATTCTTTCGGGTCATTATCACCATGGCCTGGTCGATTCAGTACTACTGGGCGATCAATTGATCCCGGTCTTGGTGGCGCCGGGTATCGTCAACGTCAACGATGTGTTGGCCTCTGAAGGCCATGAGCGCGCACTGCGAAGCAGCGGTGCACAGCTACACACGCTCTTTGCCAGTGCCCCAACGGCGGCAGCGGCAAGAGTACGGTCGCTGCCGCTAAATCTTGGCGTGGTCGAAGAGCTCTTCGATTTGGGCCCGGAAGAATTGGCGGAGATCTCTGCCCGGATTTCTGCCCGCCCGGATGAGGGTAGCGATGGCTGA
- a CDS encoding cysteine desulfurase family protein, with amino-acid sequence MIYLDSAATSPVRREAIEAMFPDLTGSFGNPSSHHSLGMAAARALADAREIIASVVGAKAGEVTFTSGGTEADNLAIKGIALARRAANPRRNRVVLSAIEHPAVRESAEYLRRAHGFELSILPVDSQGLLDVEAVEKALGSDVAMLSVMYANNEIGSVQDLRAISALAGEYGVPCHTDAVQAAGWLSLNHTQLGVQAMSLAGHKFGAPKGIGALIARSSTAIEPLIHGGGQQSALRSGTENVAFAVAFATAAQLAEAERVEAAARVSALRDDFIESILNRVPGAQLTGPNPLTSPVSSATRLPSIASFCFAGTHGESVLLELERRSVICSSGSACAAGSSEPSDVLLALGLSSELAQTAVRFSFPHSITSADLDQAADAVVAAVAELSRYGRN; translated from the coding sequence GTGATTTACCTTGACTCTGCGGCCACCTCGCCCGTACGCCGCGAAGCAATAGAGGCAATGTTTCCCGACCTCACAGGTTCTTTTGGCAATCCCTCCAGTCACCATAGTTTGGGGATGGCGGCAGCCCGCGCGCTTGCGGATGCACGCGAGATAATTGCCAGCGTCGTTGGGGCCAAGGCGGGTGAGGTCACTTTCACTTCTGGCGGGACTGAAGCCGATAATCTTGCGATCAAAGGTATTGCTTTAGCTCGTCGAGCGGCTAACCCGAGGCGAAACCGTGTCGTGTTGAGCGCCATCGAACACCCCGCAGTGCGCGAAAGCGCTGAGTACCTGCGCCGGGCCCATGGCTTTGAACTCAGCATCCTGCCGGTCGATTCGCAGGGCCTGCTGGATGTGGAAGCAGTTGAAAAAGCTTTGGGCTCAGATGTGGCGATGCTCAGCGTCATGTACGCCAATAACGAAATTGGCAGTGTTCAAGATCTACGCGCGATTTCTGCGCTCGCGGGGGAGTACGGAGTTCCCTGCCATACCGACGCTGTCCAAGCAGCCGGTTGGCTTTCGCTGAACCATACTCAGCTCGGAGTGCAAGCGATGAGCCTAGCGGGGCACAAATTCGGCGCGCCCAAGGGAATTGGCGCGTTGATTGCCCGGTCGAGCACTGCGATCGAACCGCTAATTCATGGTGGTGGCCAACAATCAGCACTGCGTTCTGGCACCGAAAATGTTGCCTTTGCGGTGGCTTTTGCTACCGCAGCCCAACTTGCGGAAGCAGAACGAGTTGAGGCGGCGGCTCGGGTCTCCGCGTTGCGAGATGATTTTATTGAATCAATACTGAACCGCGTGCCAGGCGCTCAGCTGACCGGGCCAAACCCACTGACTAGCCCGGTGTCTTCAGCCACACGCCTGCCTTCTATCGCCTCGTTTTGCTTCGCCGGCACCCATGGCGAGTCGGTGCTACTGGAATTGGAGCGACGATCGGTGATCTGCTCCTCGGGCTCAGCATGCGCGGCGGGTTCTTCAGAACCGTCCGACGTCCTGCTGGCGTTAGGGCTTAGCTCGGAGTTGGCGCAGACCGCCGTACGGTTTAGCTTCCCGCATTCAATTACTAGTGCAGACCTTGACCAAGCAGCCGACGCGGTGGTGGCTGCGGTAGCTGAACTGAGCCGTTACGGGCGCAATTAA
- the nadA gene encoding quinolinate synthase NadA: MSSVNTAIQLSVRGASNSATCGTDLAQGPWEFDLAEALNGVPGYGPGASVADTAPSSTPRQGDIPQEYKDASNEELDARILAAQAKLGERVVVLGHFYQRDEVIKYADFVGDSFQLANAAKSKPAAEAIVFCGVHFMAETADMLSGPEQAVILTNLAAGCSMADMADIALVEACWAQLEEIYGSMTTPDAEGKVPVIPVTYMNSSAALKGFCGEHGGIVCTSSNAKTVLEWAFQRGQRVLFFPDQHLGRNTAKAMGVPLEEMPMWSPRKPFGGNDPQSLQDARVILWHGFCSVHKRFSVAQIAKAREDFPGVRVIVHPECPMPVVDAADEAGSTDYIVKAIQAAPAGSTFAIGTEINLVNRLAEEYPQHTIFCLDPVICPCSTMYRIHPGYLAWVLESFLDGEIQNQITVSEDVAVPARVALERMLAARP; encoded by the coding sequence ATGAGTTCAGTCAACACCGCAATCCAGCTTTCCGTCCGCGGCGCTAGCAATAGCGCCACCTGTGGCACGGACTTGGCCCAAGGCCCGTGGGAATTCGACCTCGCCGAGGCACTCAATGGCGTTCCTGGCTACGGTCCGGGGGCATCGGTGGCCGATACGGCGCCAAGTAGTACGCCACGGCAAGGCGATATTCCGCAAGAGTATAAGGACGCAAGCAACGAGGAGCTCGATGCTCGCATCCTTGCCGCGCAAGCGAAGCTGGGCGAACGAGTGGTAGTTCTGGGCCACTTCTACCAGCGCGATGAAGTGATCAAATACGCCGATTTCGTGGGCGACTCCTTCCAGCTGGCGAATGCCGCGAAATCTAAACCGGCAGCTGAAGCCATCGTCTTTTGCGGCGTGCATTTCATGGCCGAAACGGCAGACATGCTTTCTGGCCCAGAGCAAGCAGTCATCCTGACCAATTTGGCGGCTGGTTGTTCGATGGCGGATATGGCCGATATTGCCTTGGTGGAAGCTTGCTGGGCGCAGCTTGAAGAGATCTATGGTTCGATGACGACGCCGGACGCCGAAGGTAAGGTGCCGGTTATCCCGGTAACCTACATGAATTCCTCGGCAGCGCTCAAAGGGTTTTGCGGCGAGCACGGCGGCATTGTCTGCACATCGTCGAATGCTAAGACCGTTCTAGAGTGGGCTTTCCAGCGCGGGCAGCGAGTGCTGTTCTTCCCTGATCAGCATTTGGGCCGCAACACGGCTAAGGCTATGGGTGTTCCGCTTGAAGAAATGCCGATGTGGTCGCCTCGTAAGCCTTTTGGCGGCAACGATCCACAATCGCTCCAGGACGCCCGGGTCATTTTGTGGCACGGCTTCTGCTCGGTACACAAGCGATTCAGTGTGGCGCAAATTGCCAAGGCTCGTGAGGATTTTCCTGGTGTTCGGGTGATTGTGCACCCTGAGTGCCCCATGCCGGTGGTCGACGCCGCAGATGAGGCAGGCTCGACGGACTACATTGTGAAAGCGATTCAGGCGGCACCAGCAGGGAGTACCTTCGCCATTGGCACAGAAATTAACCTGGTCAATCGGCTTGCTGAAGAATACCCTCAGCACACCATTTTCTGCTTGGACCCGGTAATCTGCCCTTGCTCAACGATGTACCGGATTCACCCAGGCTATTTGGCTTGGGTCTTGGAATCTTTCCTTGACGGTGAAATTCAGAATCAAATTACCGTTTCTGAAGACGTTGCGGTGCCGGCACGGGTGGCCTTGGAGCGGATGCTGGCGGCCCGGCCGTGA
- the phnE gene encoding phosphonate ABC transporter, permease protein PhnE → MSRPNKPHHPARTLSWLLISLLVVAAFWGSKINWAALGEFPAESAKYFGLLFLPPDWSKFGEAISAMLLSVQMAWIGTLIGIVISFPLSFLATAGISSRFASWPLQFIFAVIRAVPEVVIAILILSVTGLTPFTGALALGKWGYESFEGVGPGSLEAVRSAGGSRWDLMRWGIWPSAQPEVFSFWLYRFEINVRASAILGLIGAGGIGKMLQDNVHFRNWDAVGMLLIVVIVITVLIDQLSGAVRRRIVDGRWRRVRPRKNQPATKLSVPQEKIAL, encoded by the coding sequence ATGAGCCGACCGAATAAGCCACACCACCCGGCGCGTACGCTTTCGTGGCTACTTATCTCACTTTTGGTGGTGGCAGCTTTCTGGGGTTCTAAGATCAATTGGGCCGCCCTCGGTGAGTTCCCCGCTGAAAGTGCCAAATACTTTGGGCTGCTTTTCTTGCCACCGGACTGGTCAAAGTTTGGCGAAGCAATTTCGGCAATGCTGCTCTCAGTCCAGATGGCTTGGATCGGCACCCTGATCGGCATCGTGATTTCGTTTCCGTTGAGTTTCTTAGCCACTGCCGGGATCTCTTCGCGTTTTGCCAGTTGGCCGCTACAATTCATCTTCGCGGTGATTAGAGCAGTTCCGGAAGTTGTGATCGCCATCTTGATCCTGTCGGTTACCGGACTGACCCCGTTTACCGGTGCGTTGGCCCTAGGCAAATGGGGTTACGAGTCATTCGAAGGAGTCGGTCCTGGCTCGCTTGAGGCGGTTCGCTCTGCTGGCGGTTCGCGTTGGGATCTGATGCGTTGGGGCATCTGGCCCTCGGCACAACCTGAGGTCTTCTCATTTTGGCTGTATCGCTTTGAAATAAACGTTCGAGCCTCTGCAATTCTGGGCCTGATCGGTGCTGGTGGCATCGGCAAAATGCTCCAAGACAATGTGCATTTCCGCAATTGGGACGCGGTTGGCATGCTACTTATTGTGGTCATCGTCATCACGGTGCTCATCGACCAACTCTCAGGTGCGGTTCGACGCCGGATCGTTGACGGTCGCTGGCGACGAGTACGACCCCGCAAGAATCAACCAGCTACCAAATTGTCAGTGCCGCAGGAGAAGATTGCCCTATGA
- a CDS encoding HAD family hydrolase: protein MSMNTLSKLSTDKPLLVLDFDGTVALGDGPIYAYAQAVAKYLDSSDRDRLLATLDEFLAGGPESASELVFKDGYDAVAKLSEHAVNRDQRNAAYFARGEVGVHAPEGLTDFLAEMGQHVHRLLFTNAPLTGVAESLDSLGLTGLIDSIVPNAGKPDGFASKLPELLAGRTPERLLSVGDVWLNDIKHPLEAGCATAFIDRFGLNSGPAHLSAPAIEDLYTGMADWARDPIAFHAAHSVTCSTV, encoded by the coding sequence GTGAGCATGAACACCCTTTCGAAACTTTCTACCGATAAACCGTTGCTAGTTCTAGATTTTGACGGCACCGTCGCCCTTGGCGATGGCCCGATCTACGCTTACGCGCAGGCCGTCGCTAAATACCTAGACAGCAGCGATCGCGACCGCCTGCTAGCCACTCTCGATGAGTTTCTCGCCGGTGGCCCGGAAAGCGCGAGTGAGCTTGTCTTCAAAGACGGGTACGACGCCGTCGCGAAACTCAGCGAGCACGCGGTCAACAGGGACCAACGCAATGCAGCCTATTTTGCCCGCGGTGAAGTCGGAGTACACGCACCGGAGGGACTGACAGATTTCTTAGCCGAAATGGGCCAGCATGTTCACCGTTTACTGTTCACCAATGCGCCTTTGACTGGCGTGGCCGAGTCCCTTGACTCGCTCGGATTAACCGGCCTCATCGACAGCATCGTGCCAAACGCCGGAAAACCGGACGGCTTCGCTAGCAAACTGCCCGAGCTACTAGCTGGCCGGACACCGGAACGCCTACTTAGCGTGGGAGATGTCTGGCTCAATGACATCAAACACCCCTTGGAAGCAGGTTGCGCAACAGCTTTTATCGATCGCTTTGGCCTTAACTCTGGCCCAGCGCATCTGTCTGCGCCCGCAATTGAAGACCTCTATACCGGAATGGCGGATTGGGCGAGGGACCCGATTGCCTTCCACGCAGCACATTCTGTTACTTGCTCCACTGTTTGA